aAAAAGAGAAATCCCATCCTGAAGTACATCGGCAAACCCCGGAACACATCCCAGTccagtaaatacacacacacacattcatacatagAGTTTGTCGAGGTTTGTCGAGCGCTGACAGCATCGGCCCACTGGCACACCACATTAGAAGCACgctgacacgcacacacatgtgaCACCGTCACTCGATGTGTCTGTCAGACGATATTGATTTCTTTCTGCCCTCTGTTTGcccttttattgttttacaggtttatttattgatttatggaTTTTTCATTGTGTCCCGTTGTTCTGatttcattgtttctgtttGGTTCATTTTGGTTTTGTAGCATTCCATGTCCCGTTGTCACCCACCGaaggtatttatttttatatcacTGCACTtctttgcttttattctttgGTTAAATTTTGCTTATTATAAGTTATTCTTCATAGATTCCAGCTCACTTTATACACATCAGCCCTTTCtgctgattgtgtgtgtgtctgtgctgttttaTCACACTGTGTAATCGTCTGTGTGTGCAGTCCGTCCCGGCAGTGTGAGGAACATCATTCAGCAGTTTGAGAATAACACCGACACCgtgggagaggagggaggagacgcTGCCGACGTCCAGAGGctctcctccagcagcctgGGAGAAGACAGCATGGACAGGTACCCCTGAAGTCTAACTGGAGTATAAACTCAACATCAGCTTACAGGAACTTTCACGCTTAATGatttcataaaatgtttttctgtcacgCAGCCCTACGGTCTTAGTGCGTCTGGCACGTAGCGAGTCGTTGAAGGCTCAGGGAGAAGGGCGTCGGCGGGGCGTCGTCTCGGGGACGGAGTCCGTCCCTCGCTCTCGTAGCGACGTGGACATGGAGGACTgcggggaggagagggaggggccGGGCCTCAGGCCGCTGCAGCACAGCGCCTCGTCGtccgcctccagcagctctgcacGGTAAAGATGAGATGATACTTGGATACAGACTTCTTTTAAAACGATACTAAGGTTGGGTTTGAAAATGCTTCTCCGATTCACATTAATCTTCATTTGAATTATTCAGTTTCGATTAATAAAAATCCCCTGATCAGTCATTTattatatatctttatattttttaaccACAAGTCTCTGACgacatttaattaaattctttatgcaaacattaatatttttaatactgCACCAGGATGGAGCTCAAAATGAGCTTCAAGGACTCAAACCTCTCCCCTTTTAATGGGAGCTTTACATCCCAAACAACCCGGACCTCatgccatctctctctccactctctctcacactcaggTCTCTAGAGAACCCTACACCCCCATACACCCCTCGGTCTAGACGCAGGTGAGTTTCCTCGTCACCCCCCTAGATGATTGATGACCAGTTTAACTAATTGTCTGGCAGGAACTATAAATAAAGACGGCTGGCTTCTTTCCCACATGCAAAACTGAAGGTTTGGTGtacaagaaagaaagacattttttataatAGCCACGTTTGTGTTcagaattgtttattttatccatATAATACGTATGTTTTCTGCAACGACCTGTCCATCCCCCTGTCTATCCACGTCGGTCAATCTacctttgtttatgtgtgtgcgtgtgaccCTGCAGGAGTGTCGACTCACCATTGGCGCTGCTGCCGGACACCGCGgcgctggaggaggaggtgtgcgACGGTCAGAACTGGCAGGACACggttcctcctcagctcctcgCCACACTCAGTCCGAGGGAGGTGGACAGACAGGCCGTCATATACGGTAGGAGTCAATAACTAGTGTCCGTTGTTAATAATAGATCACAGGTATCTCGTGGTCGTTCGCCGATGTGTAATTATCTGCGTTTGCTTCCCCGTCATCAGAGCTGTTCACCACCGAGGCGTCTCACCTGCGGACCTTGAGGGTCCTGGACCAGGTCTTTTTCCAGAAGATGAGGTCTGTGCTGAACTCTGATGAGCTGGCCTGCATCTTCCCAAACCTGCCCCAGGTCTATGAACTCCACGGTCAGTCTGTGtgctctttctttgtgtgtgtcagggtttTTATATGCAGGTCTTTACACctattttcaaatcaaacatgaaaCTATGAAGCATGGAGAGACACTACTGGTGACTAGGATACAATTTTAACTCATATATCACCATGACacttttttcagattttgttttgtattggaataagcaaatgaaaaaaagtgacCAGTGTatgaaaaaacactgtttttacctgtagtgtctccccttAAAAAAGGGAAATTGAAGAAATGTCATGTCCATGCTCTGtgcttcttctgtctctgtttctgtgtgcacaTTAAAGTGAGTTGTACTTTGAGTCAACATGTATTCAGGCCTGTATTCTGCCAAGTAAATAATAATTACTGAAGCAAATACCAGGCGAAGGTCGTAACCGTTGAATGCAATCTCAGTCTGAGTCAATATGTGCTCTGGGCTTTAATTTAGAACATGGAAGTATATGGTGTTAAATAATTGCCACACTAGAATAgcaaagtgttttgttttgtaccaTATGATTAGCTGGTACCGTTTGAAATAAATTGTATTAGTCACTCTTCATGTTGCTCCTGCGTTGCTTCTTCGCAGCGAGTCTGTGCGAGGCGATGAAGAAGCGAAGAGAAACTCCCATCGTTCAGGACATTGGGGATGTCATGCTGGCCAGGGTGAGTGAGATGATCACCGACATCATTTTATCTCAATTTTCATCATCTAATTTCTGCTGTAATGTGAGAGGCGTTTGCTGAATTTAGTGTGTTAACAGTGGTGTGCGTTTCTTAGTTTGAAGGTGCAGCCGGAGACGAGTTTCAGGAACAAGCGTCACAGCTGTGCAGCCAGCAGTCTCAGGCCCTGGAGCTCATCAAGAACAAGCAACGCAAAGACCCTCGCTTCGCTCACATCATCCaggtacacactcacacacgcaagcacacacacttgtaGATATATACATACGTGTAGCTGTTGTGTGCTTATTTATGTGACATTTGTTCAGGAGTGTGAAGCTAGTCCTCACTGTCGGAGGCTGCAGCTCAAAGACCTGCTGGTGTCAGAGATGCAGAGACTCACCAAGTACCCGCTGCTGCTGGacaacatcataaaacacacagagggtgAGGAATGGCATAGATGGCATGAACACGAGAAAACTTGCCAAacaagaagacatttttaagatatccttgtttttttctctcatttagcTGGTGCATCAGACCTCCCCTCACTCCAGCGGGCCCAGGCGTGCTGCCGAGGCATACTGCAGGCCGTCAACGAAGTCGTCAGGGAAACAGAACACCGGCAACGCCTCAGCCAATACCAACGCAGGCTGGACGCTGCCCCTCAATTCAAGGTGCTCAAATACTTTCTTCTGGTTAACCTGTTCCTTCCTCGTTCACTTTGCTCATATTGTAACGAAAGCTACAGAACCGTGTCCAACAGAAGCTTTTCCCTTCTCTCTAACAGAATCTGGACTTCTCCACTAAGAGAATGATTCATGAAGGTCCTCTCACATGGAAAGTCAACAAAGATAAGCAGATAGGTCAGTACCTCTTTGAGGACACTTCAGATTTATTatagttttatgtttttctttagtttttcaatttagagaataaaaaaaagctaGGTGCAGCATCCAAGTCTTACACCTTTCATAAATGTGGGTGtgattttatctttatctttgttCGTTTTCTAAGTACTAAGTGTCTTTAAAAGTCTAGTTCTTAATTTTTTCACACCTAGTTTTAGGTTTAAGTTAACTTTCAGTACTTTTTATAATGATGCTGGGACATCTAATGTGCCATCAGTTTGGTTTCATACCCATTTAATCACACCTCTCCTTTTCCCTCCATCAGAGATTCAAGCACTGTTGCTGTCGGACTGCCTGGTCCTTCTGCAGAGGGGCCCAGATGACCGGCTGCAGCTCAGATATCCATCCCGCTGGCTGGGtggaggcggtggaggaggcGGAGACAGCAAGACCTCCTTCAGCCCTCTGGTGAAGCTGGACTCGCTGCTTGTCCGCTCAGTAGCTACAGGTAATGCTGTGGTAATATTTAATAAAGCAGATTTTAAAACTTAGCTTTTTTTTGTGGTGCTGATCTTGTGATTTCACTCCAGACAACAAAGCCCTCTACATCATCAGCACCACAGAGAGGCAGATCTACGAGCTGGTGGCCGGGTCGTCATCAGAGAAAAACACGTAAGCTCTTTTCTTAAACTCTTCATCTCACAGCGTTCGTACAAAGTCTTGTAGGTTTGGAAAGCttaattttaactgttttattttcaaggTGCCTGGAAGGAAATTTCTGCTTTTCAAACAGTTGACTgttgattttttgtttcacagctgGAAAGATTTACTTGAAAAGACCATCTCATCGGCAGGCGGTTCATCACCCCTGATCAATCATGGATCCATTCCTATATCGTTAGTAAATCTTCTGTCTGTGAATAATAAAGTGATGGAATTTGTTAACGTCTAAGACACGTTACGTATTATTCTATTACATGTCTTTtcatttgcttcttttcttctttttaaacatttattttcatcaccTTGCATATACttaatgtgtgttgtgtgtgtattttttgtagTTCACCCAGTCTACGCAGTGCGTCTCCAGTGTCAACTGGCAGTAATACGTATGCAGGTAAAAACCATTATAATGACCAGAATCTACTAATTTAACCGTACTCTATTTCGTTTCACAAATATTTGACAATCTCGCTGGCTGTAGCAAGgctttgattattattattatttttacccTTCAACTGTTTGAAATCTTCCAGACAACTCCTTGACGGAGCAGTCGGACTCCATGGAGACTCATTCCTCCAACGACGACATTGTGCTCTCAGCCAACTCTCCTTCGGACCaatcagaaagaaaagcagccgGTGTGGCAGAGGCCGCTTTACAAGACGGTGAGAAGGAACCACAAACTGTTCGATGTTATACTTGTGGTAACACTTTAGATCAAGGAACATACATTAACCATTAACTAGCTGCTTACTAGCCGTAGCATATTGGAGACATGCAGGCGTGCCCTTCACAAGCAGCCCGGTGGCAAATGCCGCCATGCCGTATTTTGATCTCAGTGTAAGTATATAAATAGCTTTTTAGTAACCAGCCtaatcttttttcattttgttgttttcatgcctCCGCAGTTGAAACACTGAGGCAGCTCATATTGCGGGATTTGGAAGAGGACGGTTGGAGCCACGATTCAGACGACACGCCCACTAACGAGACGGCCAACGAGAAGAGCTCGTTCACAGAAAGACAACGGCCAGAGTCTCTGGAGACAGTCCTCAACTTCAGCACCGACGAATGGGAGGCAGAGCCTGGGGAGGTCCCGCCACCTGAAGCTGAGCAGCCCAGCGTCCAGGTCGTGAGGAAAGGTAACGGATCAGATCAAGAAAAGCTTTTATATAGCCATCTTTGACTCTTCAGCAGGGCTGGCTGATCACTCTGAGGTCATGCAATTCTCAGATATAAATTTGAAAGTTATCAAGCATGAAGTTGTTTCCCTGGAGGTGAATATTTAGTGTTGATTGGTTGAACTCAGAGTGAATTCAGCTCATTgtgctttctgtttttggatTAAATCTGGGTGTCTTTGATGGCTGCCTTTCTTTGCATGTTTTTCTACACTCGGTGatctgttattttgttttctgagactttctctcttcttcttttgtctgcTTGCTTCTCACAACACGATCCACTTGCTCCAATATCAACATCTTCCCTCACTCTTTATCACTCCTTTTTCATTCACGTACAAAACACTTCTTTCTCTATCACACGTCTATCTTCTGTGCATAGCTGTGGTTGCgggtccttcttcttcttcctctgtcccTGACgacatcactgatgatgtcacccTCCCCTCCGACCAATCATCCAAGCCGAGAGGCGAGGCCACTGAGCAGGGTAATAAAGATAATAGATAAAGAATATCATCTATAATTAGAGTTGTTGTTAATTTTACTCACTGGCACACTTTCTGTTTGtcgtcacatttctgcactCCAGGGAACACTTTCTACTTAGTAATGCCtacagagcagggagagagcgTCACAGACGACCCCAACGACCCTCCCACCCCCACCGCCAGCCACTTCCCTCAGCCTCTGGAGGAAGTGATGTCAACACAGACGAAGCCAGACGAGGACACGCTAGCCTGCGGTCCTGAGcccgaccaatcagaggctaTGCAACtggaacaagaagaagaaacggGCCAGTCGCGGGCTGGGAACCAGAGCCATGTGATCAAAAATGTGGATGAGATTTTCCACACAATCGAGGGGTTGATGAGCAAGTTGCGGCAGCTGAAGGTGAGTTTGTGTTCAGGTGGCACCATGTCCATGAACGCAACCATATTTATACACCAGCTCAGGtgttttatttactattttatctgtctttgtcttcagtTTCCATCAGTTTCCTTGATTTGTTGTATTTAGGTTTTTTATCTGTCaatgtatattaaaaaaaatgagaaagacTTTGTGAACAGGGGTGGGAACCCATTAACAGCTGCAACCCTGCTAAGTTATTTAGGTTCCCCTCACACAAATGTATTAAACAAATGCATTAATGCCTATTGTAGAAAGTAGTTATTCATtagggcggctgtagctcaggagggAGCTTGGCTCCCCCGGTTGCGTGTCGACGTATCCTTTAGCACAAtgctgaaccccaaattgctcctgatgagcagttggcaccttgcattgCAGCCTCTGctcatcagtgtatgaatgtttgtgtgaatggttgaatgtgacaagtgttgtaaagcgctttgagcggtcagtggactggaaaagtgctatagaaatgcaagtccatttaccatttaccattaCTATTTCCATGATACTTGTGGTCCTCCATAGAAATGAGCCCTACCCCAACAACAGGCAACTAAGTGATCCACGGGGCCAAACATGTCTAAACAGTGGGATATTCTTGTATTTTTAACCCACACAGTATACAATAGCTTGTTGCCTGTTGAAGATTTTTCACCTCTCAGCAGCTGGCATAATTATGTTGATGTCTTTTCATGCCTTTGCAGGACATAGAGCAGGCCCATCACAAGCTTTTGAAAACCCTCAGAGAGCCGTCTGTCAATCAGGAGTCAGAGGACCGACAGTGTCCCTCAGCAACCGTCTCCAGAACACCATCTCTGGATCGCGGCTCAGGAGACGGTAAGGCGGAACTgaatttgctttttaaaaatgtataaaacagtAGCTGATTGTGcagttttatattattttctaaGCTAAAtaatatctttgttttcttaaacCAAACCAGGCAAAGAGGGCAGTCCAGCAGAGCCCAAGATTCAGTCGACAGGATTCTGAGCGGATTTACTTGCAGTCACTCAATCTTCATTCAGACGCACCCACATGAACCCACTGTCAGACTCGGGCACCGCAGCCCCGCCTCCCCTCGTCCCTGCATGCACAGGCCAGAGGAACAGAGCCCAGGAAGGACCAtggacgtttttttttttttaatgttgtgcgGGACAGACTCAACAGGATTTCTGAGGTCAGCACAAGCTCTGACTTCTACTGGAGCGCGCGGGAGTCGAGGGCGGAGCGAGGAAAAAAAGTATGAAGGAACAAAAAGGCAGAAGAAGACTGGTCGTCTGAcgaagagaaaggaaaagttGGAAGAATCGAAAGTGTAAAACAAATGTTGGATATTTGTGAAGGAAAATGAGTTGTATGTCTTGACTTGAAAGAGCTGGTTGAAGGAACGGAGCAGAAAAGTGTTGAAATGTTAATTTAAGGAAAAACCCGAGGGACCCATCACCCCTGCACTTTACCCACAATACATCCATCTGTCATGTACGTCCTCTACAGTGGACGGATCAGGGACTGGAGATGCCACTGGCCTCCGGGGGTACCCTCCCCCCTACATATGTTGCTTTACACTGAGTTCACCTGCCACCACGGCCGAAGGACTGTGTCTATATAATTCAGGTTATTTGCACTGGGTAAGGAAAccaatatcacacacacacacacacacacacacacacacacaaccatcaTTTAACCGTTTCATATCAGAGACACTACAGTTATTGTCATGTTGCAGCAACACTGACATACTCACATTCATCTTTAAGCCTTCTGTTAAGCTACACGATTGCTGCTTGGAAGCATCGGTGCAACATTTTGATCACTGCGTGgttcatgttcatttttaaGTTCTGGAAACACTACTGCGCTGTTTACTACTGAAATGCTGgcaggtttttattttcagcGCTGCTTCAGAGGCGTACAGGGATCTCAGCGATTTCAAAGCTCAGTGGATTCACACAGCTGTTCTGACCATGTGAAGTTGTTTAGGGTGACATTTGGGAGAATCttggtggggggggggttgtgGTTGAAGACGGGCAACATTGACGACGAGCGAGTGGAAACAGAACAAATACAGATTCAAACTAAAACTTGAATTTTCACCGAAGACCTGTTTGTCATTCAATCGAGCCGCTGCCAAATATCACCGCTGACATTGCCTGTCTACACTTTAAGGTTTGACTGTGCGTCCTTTAGCCCCTCTCTCCGGTGTGTCATGCGTGTAAATACCACGGTAAATACTGTGAACCAGCAAAGTATCCCTTCTCCCATCACAACGGTCATACCATGCAAAGTGTTTATATCCATGTAGCCCATATCCAAAGCCATTTAAAGAATTGTGCTCTTTACCAAGTAGCTTTCCAGAGAGACACAAACCCCCTCCTTGCACAGAACAACTTATATTTACTGGGGAAAgctttgtaaaatgtaattttccaaACTCAAGTTTACGCACATGGTCCAAGTCAAAAATGATAACTGCTATATGCAACTGGTCTGTGATCGCAGCACAGTTGGAAGAAGGAAAAATGAATTTGAAGGAATGGTTTGACTTCTGGGAAATGCGCTTATTTGCAGAGATCGATACTACTTTCATGTTTGTACTGTAAATACAAAGCTATCCCCAGCAGCTtcttagcttaacttagcataaagactggaaacagggagaattagttagcctggctctgtcttaCACCATTTGTACAACAAAATTATTGTGCATATGAAGGGTTTTTAAGTGCACGTAAACCCTTTAAAAATAGGGAAGTGACTTCTTTCCTATTGACAGTAGACAAGTttacctgtctgttttttttgtgtcacGTTCAACGTCATGAACAAGCtagaaaacagggaacagtggAAAGAAGCATCAaatacctcatcagactgcatCCAGAAGACGTTAAAACTTATTCAGAGTTAGTCACACATTTTCCCCgcagctgatgatggaagtagcAAACAAGTGAGCCATCTCACTTTTCATATCTCAGAGATTTGCACAAGCGCTGTACTGATTGGGCAGCCAGCAGGGATCTAGTACTGGCATGAAGACCAGAGTCAAAGTTACAATAGTTTAtctttaatatcttttacttaAGTTTCTCTTTCAGACTTGAGGTTGACGTAAGTTATTACCTCTGTATGCAGATGATACCTAACTTTATATCACAAATTTTTGTAACTCTCTTGCTGAagctctttaaaggtgcactatgtaattttgaggaaggtttttttaatcagaagagaaattgTCATTgacaataaattattttatgcctaaacaaactaaataaacaaactgaccttaaaggacaacacagtttcatactgttttactttgtctatatttggcggacccttCCACCTTACTAGTTTTAaactgttctggggaccttattttcctctgagaacagcttgtaaaaaatctgagtttgtaATATTAccccattaatattgtaaatattgaaattcagagtttgaatttcttcttctccacaactttatagtgctcctttaacaccGATTAAACAGTGTCCGTAACATCAGGGCATGTCACAGCATAATGCCAGAAAACGGGCGAATGTTAGCACATCAAGTCATGTTTCAACATTGCTGATTGTAGCTGGAGCTGTgaatgaatgctgattgtaccctttaccattgaagacaaaagcctgATGTTAGTGGGGGGGGTTTCAGTGTAAAAGGGATCTAAGGATTAAATAATACACCTACCAGCGACTCTAAattcaccagttaagacattGTATCTTAGTTCCTCATAAAACCAGTGTATTGTTTgtattaaacaaatgagatatatTGTGTTAATTAGCTTCAGAAGAGCTGTTAGGCAGATATTGATACCTTtagacagagccaagctagctgtttccccgtttcaagtctttatgtaaagctaagctaagctaaccagcgGCTCGTTCCAGCGACGTACTAAACATGACAGCGGTACCGATCTACTCATCTAACACTGTAAGAATGCACAtaagtttgttttctgaaatgtggaGCTATTCCTTTAACTATTTTTGGATCATATGTAGAagtaattaaatattttgtacGCCTTGGTTGAGGCACGTG
This is a stretch of genomic DNA from Pagrus major chromosome 10, Pma_NU_1.0. It encodes these proteins:
- the arhgef11 gene encoding rho guanine nucleotide exchange factor 11 isoform X5 → MSLRQPTSTLDSRAANKKNAHLFRLSSLTIGDSERKSSATQQREPTADITAESTGGPGLVQRCVVVQKDQLGFGFTVCGERVKLVQNVRPGGAAVKAGVQEGDRIIKVNGSLVSSMSHQEVVKLIKSGTYVALTLQGPPPSTAALPLEPLPTDLSPNQRTSLGGEAPPPPPPPLPSGPSSTPSQRITGPKPLQDPEVQKHATQILRKMLEQEEAELQDLMEEQLKNPSPSLEERIESAKRRAHQVRVKIQQDLEGTRSESVTSYVIAGEGRLSMDSSEGDMEAFESPHSSPSSSFRTPQHRRQNSDTHTLSDLSGKAQIIGPEEEDEENDGYAFNEMDGPFQDIELLKSRPAHMAVFMRYVFTQLLDPNPLLFYLTVEAYLGSSPKDARALAPQICSHFLDPDAPLKIKVREEYLTDIENRLHAQEDIRGPLSELQQQVLPDIQDQIQDYRNKQMIGLGSLFGEGDLQQLDGDPVKERQVVDRQVTALWEILSKHEEDRSSPLASAVLLYLRHSGIKLRDSKVFPGLSTEKEKWLAFLKTKKLTGTKKEKDGEDKKRNPILKYIGKPRNTSQSTFHVPLSPTEVRPGSVRNIIQQFENNTDTVGEEGGDAADVQRLSSSSLGEDSMDSPTVLVRLARSESLKAQGEGRRRGVVSGTESVPRSRSDVDMEDCGEEREGPGLRPLQHSASSSASSSSARSLENPTPPYTPRSRRRSVDSPLALLPDTAALEEEVCDGQNWQDTVPPQLLATLSPREVDRQAVIYELFTTEASHLRTLRVLDQVFFQKMRSVLNSDELACIFPNLPQVYELHASLCEAMKKRRETPIVQDIGDVMLARFEGAAGDEFQEQASQLCSQQSQALELIKNKQRKDPRFAHIIQECEASPHCRRLQLKDLLVSEMQRLTKYPLLLDNIIKHTEAGASDLPSLQRAQACCRGILQAVNEVVRETEHRQRLSQYQRRLDAAPQFKNLDFSTKRMIHEGPLTWKVNKDKQIEIQALLLSDCLVLLQRGPDDRLQLRYPSRWLGGGGGGGGDSKTSFSPLVKLDSLLVRSVATDNKALYIISTTERQIYELVAGSSSEKNTWKDLLEKTISSAGGSSPLINHGSIPISSPSLRSASPVSTGSNTYADNSLTEQSDSMETHSSNDDIVLSANSPSDQSERKAAGVAEAALQDVETLRQLILRDLEEDGWSHDSDDTPTNETANEKSSFTERQRPESLETVLNFSTDEWEAEPGEVPPPEAEQPSVQVVRKGNTFYLVMPTEQGESVTDDPNDPPTPTASHFPQPLEEVMSTQTKPDEDTLACGPEPDQSEAMQLEQEEETGQSRAGNQSHVIKNVDEIFHTIEGLMSKLRQLKDIEQAHHKLLKTLREPSVNQESEDRQCPSATVSRTPSLDRGSGDGKEGSPAEPKIQSTGF
- the arhgef11 gene encoding rho guanine nucleotide exchange factor 11 isoform X1 gives rise to the protein MSLRQPTSTLDSRAANKKNAHLFRLSSLTIGDSERKSSATQQREPTADITAESTGGPGLVQRCVVVQKDQLGFGFTVCGERVKLVQNVRPGGAAVKAGVQEGDRIIKVNGSLVSSMSHQEVVKLIKSGTYVALTLQGPPPSTAALPLEPLPTDLSPNQRTSLGGEAPPPPPPPLPSGPSSTPSQRITGPKPLQDPEVQKHATQILRKMLEQEEAELQDLMEEQLKNPSPSLEERIESAKRRAHQVRVKIQQDLEGTRSESVTSYVIAGEGRLSMDSSEGDMEAFESPHSSPSSSFRTPQHRRQNSDTHTLSDLSGKAQIIGPEEEDEENDGYAFNEMDGPFQDIELLKSRPAHMAVFMRYVFTQLLDPNPLLFYLTVEAYLGSSPKDARALAPQICSHFLDPDAPLKIKVREEYLTDIENRLHAQEDIRGPLSELQQQVLPDIQDQIQDYRNKQMIGLGSLFGEGDLQQLDGDPVKERQVVDRQVTALWEILSKHEEDRSSPLASAVLLYLRHSGIKLRDSKVFPGLSTEKEKWLAFLKTKKLTGTKKEKDGEDKKRNPILKYIGKPRNTSQSTFHVPLSPTEVRPGSVRNIIQQFENNTDTVGEEGGDAADVQRLSSSSLGEDSMDSPTVLVRLARSESLKAQGEGRRRGVVSGTESVPRSRSDVDMEDCGEEREGPGLRPLQHSASSSASSSSARSLENPTPPYTPRSRRRSVDSPLALLPDTAALEEEVCDGQNWQDTVPPQLLATLSPREVDRQAVIYELFTTEASHLRTLRVLDQVFFQKMRSVLNSDELACIFPNLPQVYELHASLCEAMKKRRETPIVQDIGDVMLARFEGAAGDEFQEQASQLCSQQSQALELIKNKQRKDPRFAHIIQECEASPHCRRLQLKDLLVSEMQRLTKYPLLLDNIIKHTEAGASDLPSLQRAQACCRGILQAVNEVVRETEHRQRLSQYQRRLDAAPQFKNLDFSTKRMIHEGPLTWKVNKDKQIEIQALLLSDCLVLLQRGPDDRLQLRYPSRWLGGGGGGGGDSKTSFSPLVKLDSLLVRSVATDNKALYIISTTERQIYELVAGSSSEKNTWKDLLEKTISSAGGSSPLINHGSIPISSPSLRSASPVSTGSNTYADNSLTEQSDSMETHSSNDDIVLSANSPSDQSERKAAGVAEAALQDVETLRQLILRDLEEDGWSHDSDDTPTNETANEKSSFTERQRPESLETVLNFSTDEWEAEPGEVPPPEAEQPSVQVVRKAVVAGPSSSSSVPDDITDDVTLPSDQSSKPRGEATEQGNTFYLVMPTEQGESVTDDPNDPPTPTASHFPQPLEEVMSTQTKPDEDTLACGPEPDQSEAMQLEQEEETGQSRAGNQSHVIKNVDEIFHTIEGLMSKLRQLKDIEQAHHKLLKTLREPSVNQESEDRQCPSATVSRTPSLDRGSGDGKEGSPAEPKIQSTGF
- the arhgef11 gene encoding rho guanine nucleotide exchange factor 11 isoform X3, which produces MSLRQPTSTLDSRAANKKNAHLFRLSSLTIGDSERKSSATQQREPTADITAESTGGPGLVQRCVVVQKDQLGFGFTVCGERVKLVQNVRPGGAAVKAGVQEGDRIIKVNGSLVSSMSHQEVVKLIKSGTYVALTLQGPPPSTAALPLEPLPTDLSPNQRTSLGGEAPPPPPPPLPSGPSSTPSQRITGPKPLQDPEVQKHATQILRKMLEQEEAELQDLMEEQLKNPSPSLEERIESAKRRAHQVRVKIQQDLEGTRSESVTSYVIAGEGRLSMDSSEGDMEAFESPHSSPSSSFRTPQHRRQNSDTHTLSDLSGKAQIIGPEEEDEENDGYAFNEMDGPFQDIELLKSRPAHMAVFMRYVFTQLLDPNPLLFYLTVEAYLGSSPKDARALAPQICSHFLDPDAPLKIKVREEYLTDIENRLHAQEDIRGPLSELQQQVLPDIQDQIQDYRNKQMIGLGSLFGEGDLQQLDGDPVKERQVVDRQVTALWEILSKHEEDRSSPLASAVLLYLRHSGIKLRDSKVFPGLSTEKEKWLAFLKTKKLTGTKKEKDGEDKKRNPILKYIGKPRNTSQSIRPGSVRNIIQQFENNTDTVGEEGGDAADVQRLSSSSLGEDSMDSPTVLVRLARSESLKAQGEGRRRGVVSGTESVPRSRSDVDMEDCGEEREGPGLRPLQHSASSSASSSSARSLENPTPPYTPRSRRRSVDSPLALLPDTAALEEEVCDGQNWQDTVPPQLLATLSPREVDRQAVIYELFTTEASHLRTLRVLDQVFFQKMRSVLNSDELACIFPNLPQVYELHASLCEAMKKRRETPIVQDIGDVMLARFEGAAGDEFQEQASQLCSQQSQALELIKNKQRKDPRFAHIIQECEASPHCRRLQLKDLLVSEMQRLTKYPLLLDNIIKHTEAGASDLPSLQRAQACCRGILQAVNEVVRETEHRQRLSQYQRRLDAAPQFKNLDFSTKRMIHEGPLTWKVNKDKQIEIQALLLSDCLVLLQRGPDDRLQLRYPSRWLGGGGGGGGDSKTSFSPLVKLDSLLVRSVATDNKALYIISTTERQIYELVAGSSSEKNTWKDLLEKTISSAGGSSPLINHGSIPISSPSLRSASPVSTGSNTYADNSLTEQSDSMETHSSNDDIVLSANSPSDQSERKAAGVAEAALQDVETLRQLILRDLEEDGWSHDSDDTPTNETANEKSSFTERQRPESLETVLNFSTDEWEAEPGEVPPPEAEQPSVQVVRKAVVAGPSSSSSVPDDITDDVTLPSDQSSKPRGEATEQGNTFYLVMPTEQGESVTDDPNDPPTPTASHFPQPLEEVMSTQTKPDEDTLACGPEPDQSEAMQLEQEEETGQSRAGNQSHVIKNVDEIFHTIEGLMSKLRQLKDIEQAHHKLLKTLREPSVNQESEDRQCPSATVSRTPSLDRGSGDGKEGSPAEPKIQSTGF